One region of Zingiber officinale cultivar Zhangliang chromosome 7B, Zo_v1.1, whole genome shotgun sequence genomic DNA includes:
- the LOC122004026 gene encoding protein app1-like: MASLFSLFAMTVLIASFGHCHAARHLLDDTAPAAAPPAGLAVPTLPMPTLPAAPPLMPTVPTVPQVSAPLMPNNPMPTIPTMPVAGVPPLIPMIPAVPKVSLPPIPSVPTIPSIPFLSTPPPAASP; the protein is encoded by the coding sequence ATGGCTTCCCTTTTCAGTCTCTTTGCCATGACAGTCCTGATTGCCTCCTTTGGGCATTGCCACGCAGCTCGGCATCTCCTTGACGACACAGCGCCGGCTGCTGCACCCCCGGCTGGCTTAGCAGTCCCAACCCTACCAATGCCAACACTTCCGGCAGCGCCACCATTGATGCCGACGGTGCCAACCGTTCCGCAAGTCTCAGCACCATTGATGCCGAATAATCCGATGCCCACCATCCCAACAATGCCGGTGGCAGGAGTGCCACCGTTGATTCCCATGATTCCAGCCGTTCCCAAAGTTTCACTGCCTCCCATTCCTTCGGTTCCGACCATCCCTTCCATTCCTTTCCTCAGCACTCCGCCTCCTGCAGCGTCTCCATAA